Proteins encoded within one genomic window of Mesorhizobium sp. AR10:
- a CDS encoding NADPH-dependent FMN reductase, with protein sequence MKHQLNIIIGSTRPGRAGPVFAEWLEPFAREHGKFEPVLTDIAAFHLPVLDEPHHPKLGKYENDHTKAWSKAIDAADAFVFVAPEYNYFAAPAIVNAVDYLLREWRYKPAAILSYGGVSGGLRAAQAVKPLLTSVGVMPIPEGVALSMYQKLLDENGAFQPSEQVLGGARTMLDELFRWSEALKPMRTAV encoded by the coding sequence TTGAAACATCAGTTGAACATTATCATCGGCAGCACGCGACCTGGGCGCGCCGGACCGGTTTTCGCGGAGTGGCTGGAGCCATTCGCCCGCGAGCACGGGAAATTCGAGCCGGTGCTTACCGACATCGCCGCGTTCCACCTGCCGGTGCTGGACGAGCCGCATCATCCAAAACTCGGCAAGTACGAGAACGATCATACGAAAGCCTGGTCGAAGGCAATCGACGCCGCCGACGCCTTTGTCTTCGTGGCACCGGAATACAACTATTTCGCCGCCCCCGCGATCGTCAACGCAGTCGACTACCTGCTCAGGGAATGGCGATACAAGCCGGCTGCCATCCTCAGCTATGGCGGCGTCTCCGGCGGCCTGCGCGCGGCGCAAGCGGTCAAGCCGCTGTTGACCTCGGTCGGGGTGATGCCGATCCCCGAGGGCGTGGCGCTGTCGATGTATCAGAAGCTGCTCGACGAGAATGGCGCCTTCCAGCCCAGCGAACAGGTGCTTGGCGGCGCCAGGACCATGCTGGACGAACTGTTCCGCTGGAGCGAGGCGCTGAAGCCGATGCGGACCGCGGTCTAA